From the genome of Chloroflexota bacterium, one region includes:
- a CDS encoding methylated-DNA--[protein]-cysteine S-methyltransferase, translating to MNSTDTRAAPGSGFTVFETAIGWCGIAWGPGGIAGVQLPESDRERTLARLQRRFPSWRQAAPPPEVQQAMDGVVSLLRGEQPDLAAVSLDMAAVPAFNQRVYGVARSIPPGQTLTYGEIAARLGEPRLAREVGQALGQNPFAILVPCHRVVAAGGKTGGFSARGGVATKLRMLALEGAATPQLLPLFD from the coding sequence ATGAACAGCACCGACACGCGCGCAGCACCAGGTTCAGGCTTCACCGTCTTCGAGACCGCCATCGGCTGGTGCGGCATCGCCTGGGGGCCGGGTGGCATCGCCGGGGTCCAGTTGCCGGAGTCAGATCGCGAGCGGACGCTGGCCCGGCTGCAGCGGCGGTTCCCGTCCTGGCGTCAGGCTGCCCCACCGCCGGAGGTCCAGCAGGCGATGGATGGGGTCGTCAGCCTGCTGCGCGGCGAGCAGCCAGACCTTGCCGCCGTCTCGCTGGACATGGCCGCCGTGCCCGCGTTCAACCAGCGCGTCTACGGTGTGGCGCGCAGCATCCCGCCCGGCCAGACGCTGACCTACGGCGAGATCGCCGCGCGCCTGGGCGAGCCGAGGCTGGCGCGCGAAGTCGGGCAGGCGTTGGGGCAGAATCCGTTCGCCATCCTGGTGCCGTGTCACCGGGTGGTGGCGGCCGGCGGCAAGACCGGCGGCTTCTCCGCGCGGGGCGGCGTGGCGACCAAGCTGCGGATGCTGGCGCTCGAAGGCGCAGCCACTCCGCAGTTGCTGCCGCTGTTCGACTGA